The following proteins are encoded in a genomic region of Zea mays cultivar B73 chromosome 9, Zm-B73-REFERENCE-NAM-5.0, whole genome shotgun sequence:
- the LOC103639075 gene encoding uncharacterized protein, with translation MARELAAACVAAALVALCAAALGVAAQPPAPRPLPSNYQMITPGRYKRDQQLACDNPKDNKAKCMAKCDKRCPNQCIVLCPGCKTFCMCDFYPGVSCGDPRFTGGDGNNFYFHGKKDQDFCILSDAGLHINAHFIGKRNPAMSRDFTWIQALGIRFAGHHRLYLGAQRTARWSDDVDRVELAFDGAPVSVPAEAGAAWESAAVPGLTVARTAAANGVRVQLRGAFDIVANVVPVSDEDSRVHGYGVAEDDCLAHFDLGFRFFGLTDDVHGVLGQTYRSDYVNQLNVSSKMPVMGGAPSYVSSDIFATDCAVARFGARRAGIAMVTGAESS, from the exons ATGGCCCGGGAGCTCGCCGCAGCTTGTGTGGCTGCCGCCCTGGTGGCCCTGTGCGCAGCCGCGCTCGGTGTGGCAGCGCAGCCACCTGCGCCGCGCCCGCTGCCGTCCAACTACCAGATGATCACCCCGGGCAGGTACAAGAGGGACCAGCAGCTGGCGTGCGACAACCCCAAGGACAACAAGGCCAAATGCATGGCCAAGTGCGACAAGCGCTGCCCCAACCAGTGCATCGTCCTCTGCCCCGGATGCAAGACGTTCTGCA TGTGCGACTTCTACCCCGGCGTGTCCTGCGGCGACCCGCGCTTCACGGGCGGCGACGGCAACAACTTCTACTTCCACGGCAAGAAGGACCAGGACTTCTGCATCCTCTCCGACGCCGGCCTCCACATCAACGCGCACTTCATCGGCAAGCGCAACCCGGCCATGAGCCGCGACTTCACGTGGATCCAGGCGCTGGGCATCCGCTTCGCCGGCCACCACCGCCTGTACCTGGGCGCCCAGAGGACGGCCAGGTGGAGCGACGACGTGGACCGCGTCGAGCTGGCCTTCGACGGCGCGCCCGTCAGCGTCCCGGCCGAGGCCGGCGCCGCGTGGGAGTCCGCGGCCGTGCCCGGGCTCACCGTCGCCCGGACCGCCGCCGCCAACGGCGTCCGGGTGCAGCTCAGGGGCGCGTTCGACATCGTGGCCAACGTGGTGCCCGTCAGCGACGAGGACTCGCGCGTCCACGGATACGGCGTGGCGGAGGACGACTGCCTCGCGCACTTCGACCTGGGCTTCAGGTTCTTCGGCCTCACCGACGACGTGCACGGCGTCCTCGGCCAGACCTACCGCTCCGACTACGTCAACCAGCTCAACGTCAGCTCCAAGATGCCCGTCATGGGCGGGGCGCCCAGCTACGTCTCCTCGGACATCTTCGCCACTGACTGCGCCGTCGCAAGGTTTGGTGCCCGTCGCGCCGGCATCGCCATGGTTACCGGCGCTGAGTCCAGTTAA